Proteins from one Candidatus Hydrogenedentota bacterium genomic window:
- a CDS encoding undecaprenyl/decaprenyl-phosphate alpha-N-acetylglucosaminyl 1-phosphate transferase, producing MTVWQVNWYSIFAYALGVSFVLSAVLTHIVRKLAIRWNVLDHPGERKMQSEPVPLLGGVAIALTFFLVIVGNMLILLPAQRLDWDWLQANVLSFLGTEQDAVWKLAGVFLGGIVIVAVGVIDDLYALRPEKKLVGQILSALLLVLCGVRFDFLNDVIGVHPIISGAVTMVWIVMMTNALNFLDNMDGLCAGVSAIAGLAFFACVLPTHQTFVCVLLMVFVGSVSGFLYHNFSPARIFMGDAGAMFCGYILATVAVLGTFYSANVTPSRIALAAPLLALSVPVFDTVSVVYIRWRRGESIMKGDKRHFSHRLVEVGMTPRQAVEFIYLVGLVTGLGAALLPHVDFTGTIIVLAQAVGVYLLIVLLMNSGNGKKRAP from the coding sequence ATGACGGTTTGGCAGGTGAATTGGTACTCGATTTTTGCCTACGCGCTGGGGGTTTCCTTCGTTCTTTCTGCGGTGCTCACGCATATCGTCCGCAAGCTCGCCATCCGTTGGAACGTGCTCGATCACCCCGGCGAGCGCAAGATGCAGTCCGAACCCGTCCCGCTCCTCGGCGGCGTCGCCATCGCCCTCACCTTCTTCCTCGTCATCGTCGGCAACATGCTTATTCTGCTGCCCGCGCAACGTCTCGACTGGGACTGGCTCCAGGCCAACGTGCTGTCCTTCCTCGGCACCGAACAAGACGCCGTCTGGAAACTTGCCGGCGTCTTCCTCGGCGGCATCGTCATCGTTGCCGTCGGCGTCATTGACGATCTCTACGCGTTGCGCCCGGAGAAAAAACTCGTCGGCCAGATTCTTTCCGCGCTGTTGCTGGTCCTCTGCGGCGTGCGCTTCGACTTTCTCAACGACGTGATCGGCGTGCACCCCATTATCTCCGGCGCGGTCACCATGGTCTGGATCGTCATGATGACCAACGCACTCAATTTCCTCGACAACATGGACGGCCTCTGCGCGGGCGTCTCCGCGATCGCGGGCCTCGCATTCTTCGCATGCGTCCTGCCCACGCACCAGACCTTTGTCTGCGTGCTGCTCATGGTCTTCGTCGGCTCAGTGTCCGGCTTTCTCTACCATAACTTCAGCCCCGCGCGAATCTTCATGGGCGACGCCGGCGCCATGTTCTGCGGCTACATCCTCGCGACGGTCGCCGTGCTCGGCACCTTCTACTCGGCGAACGTGACTCCGTCGCGCATTGCGCTCGCCGCGCCGCTGCTTGCCCTCAGCGTGCCCGTGTTCGACACCGTCAGCGTCGTCTACATCCGCTGGCGGCGCGGCGAATCGATCATGAAAGGCGACAAACGGCACTTCTCGCACCGCCTCGTCGAAGTCGGCATGACCCCGCGCCAGGCGGTCGAGTTCATTTACCTCGTCGGCCTCGTCACCGGACTCGGCGCGGCCCTCTTACCGCACGTCGATTTCACCGGTACAATCATCGTGCTGGCCCAGGCCGTCGGCGTATACTTGCTCATCGTGCTGCTCATGAACTCCGGAAACGGCAAGAAGCGCGCCCCATGA
- a CDS encoding right-handed parallel beta-helix repeat-containing protein, which produces MKAFRMPSTVAWWFMAALCAYAATENVVATIQPEPDGVAQLRNALEAIRTNNTDMQGDIIIEIADGTLSIDTPFLLDESCSGANGHNVIFRAASGAKPVISRGTRIENWTEDEHGRWRAPLNGKRVRQLFVNDVRAQRARGPFPEGAERYGNLKAIDADAGFIVPNGEMAQWRNPSEIVFGFFNSWSHMTCDVAAIAADPDGRARVRMRMPAFMLMSRKEGVRAEMPAYIENAIEVLDEPGEWYADASTGAVYYMPRAGEDMTSASAVITGNDELLHIGGRSDERAHHIRFEGITFAEAAANDPDTGGHADVQANFVITTENSYERDGYLVNLHNEYIKPRAAIVVGAASDIVFDGCTFTRIGGAALNLDAAQKASDVATQDVTIRNCTFFDIGGSAIQVGDVNRYAHHPLDDEHVVRNIRIENCRIHNIGSEYEDSVAVFAGYVQKVEIIGNEMHDLPYSGISIGWGWGEEDAGGSTYPIPYIYESPTPASDNRIANNHIYRVMQKRLDGGGIYTLGNQPGTIIEGNHIHDNKGWPGGIYLDEGSGFIEVRNNRVYNVPTPMNFNNRNQDRIETCNVHDNDFAEPQAK; this is translated from the coding sequence ATGAAAGCGTTCCGAATGCCGAGCACTGTCGCGTGGTGGTTCATGGCGGCACTTTGTGCGTACGCCGCGACCGAGAACGTTGTCGCGACAATCCAGCCTGAGCCGGACGGCGTAGCGCAACTCCGCAACGCCCTCGAGGCCATTCGCACGAACAATACCGACATGCAAGGCGACATCATCATTGAGATTGCCGACGGCACGCTCTCCATCGACACGCCGTTTTTGCTTGACGAGTCCTGCAGCGGCGCGAACGGCCACAACGTCATCTTCCGCGCGGCTTCCGGCGCGAAGCCGGTGATCAGCCGCGGTACGAGAATCGAGAATTGGACGGAGGACGAGCACGGGCGCTGGCGCGCGCCCCTCAACGGCAAACGCGTTCGGCAACTGTTCGTCAATGATGTTCGGGCACAACGCGCGCGCGGCCCCTTCCCAGAAGGCGCGGAGCGCTACGGCAATCTCAAAGCGATTGACGCAGATGCGGGTTTCATCGTCCCGAATGGAGAAATGGCGCAGTGGAGGAATCCTTCCGAGATTGTGTTCGGCTTCTTCAATTCGTGGTCGCACATGACGTGCGACGTTGCCGCGATCGCCGCCGATCCCGATGGTCGCGCCCGCGTTCGCATGCGAATGCCCGCGTTCATGCTGATGTCCCGCAAAGAGGGCGTGCGCGCGGAAATGCCCGCGTATATCGAGAACGCGATCGAAGTGCTCGACGAACCGGGCGAGTGGTACGCCGATGCGTCCACAGGCGCAGTGTATTACATGCCGCGCGCCGGCGAAGACATGACCTCGGCAAGCGCCGTGATCACCGGCAACGACGAACTGCTGCATATCGGCGGGCGGTCGGATGAGCGCGCGCATCATATTCGTTTCGAGGGCATCACGTTCGCGGAAGCCGCGGCGAACGATCCCGATACCGGCGGTCACGCCGACGTGCAGGCGAACTTCGTCATCACCACGGAGAACAGTTACGAGCGCGACGGCTATCTGGTCAATCTTCACAACGAATACATCAAACCGCGCGCGGCCATTGTTGTCGGCGCCGCGAGCGACATCGTATTCGACGGTTGCACGTTCACGCGCATCGGCGGCGCGGCGCTCAATCTCGACGCCGCGCAGAAAGCAAGCGATGTCGCGACGCAGGATGTGACGATTCGCAACTGCACGTTTTTCGATATCGGGGGCAGTGCGATACAAGTCGGCGACGTGAATCGGTATGCGCACCATCCGCTGGACGACGAACACGTTGTGCGCAACATCCGCATCGAGAATTGCAGGATTCACAATATCGGCAGCGAGTACGAGGACAGCGTCGCCGTCTTCGCCGGCTACGTGCAAAAAGTCGAGATCATCGGAAATGAAATGCACGATCTTCCATACAGCGGGATTTCTATCGGTTGGGGATGGGGCGAGGAAGACGCGGGCGGCTCGACGTATCCGATTCCATACATCTACGAATCGCCGACGCCCGCAAGCGACAACCGCATCGCGAACAACCACATATATCGCGTGATGCAGAAACGTCTTGACGGCGGGGGCATCTACACGTTGGGCAACCAGCCTGGTACAATCATCGAGGGAAATCACATTCACGACAACAAGGGCTGGCCGGGCGGGATTTATTTGGATGAAGGCAGCGGTTTCATCGAAGTGCGCAACAACCGCGTCTACAACGTGCCCACTCCCATGAACTTCAACAACCGCAACCAGGACCGTATCGAGACGTGCAACGTGCACGACAACGACTTTGCGGAGCCGCAGGCAAAATGA
- a CDS encoding DUF433 domain-containing protein — MFGTPGYDSQGHCWRRGVVDSRIQIDADICHGKPVIRGARLPVALILGSLASGMTCDEIQEDYELKREDMLAALCFAENGVEQDELYLSTR, encoded by the coding sequence CTGTTCGGGACGCCGGGCTACGACTCTCAAGGTCACTGTTGGAGGCGCGGCGTAGTGGATAGCCGGATTCAAATCGATGCAGACATCTGCCATGGAAAGCCCGTGATCCGCGGCGCCCGCTTACCCGTCGCGCTTATACTCGGAAGCCTGGCGAGCGGCATGACCTGCGACGAGATTCAGGAAGATTACGAGTTGAAGCGCGAGGACATGCTCGCGGCATTGTGTTTCGCGGAGAATGGCGTCGAGCAGGATGAGTTATACTTGTCGACCAGGTAG
- a CDS encoding DUF1593 domain-containing protein, which yields MDSAKPNRVFAETDRVDTQPLFYCILNSRGRANATRRLVSDWDGRRVRRASPLRYVAAACALWVVACAAHAGVLPILKRGAVNGDRCRVIVSTDIGGSDPDDFQSMVHFLVYADLFDVEGLISSPPKQGRATHIHKTVDAYERDYPNLVQWSTAYPSPGQLRAVVKQGAIDPAPEQGFSQPTEGSRWIAARAGAGDARPLYVLVWGSITDVAQAVHDDPAIKRNLRVYSIGSWNTSNDRAARDYLFREHIDLWWIESDTTFRGMYVGGNQEGEWGNKSFLETHVRGHGALGDFLVTKLGAIKMGDSPSVLYLLSGDPNDPAAPHWGGSFVKTDHGPNYWTDSQDAALQEGKYPGAKTVNAWRERFLTDWRDRMDRAAGRAR from the coding sequence ATGGATTCTGCAAAACCCAATCGAGTTTTTGCTGAGACTGATCGAGTTGATACGCAACCCTTATTTTATTGCATACTGAATAGCCGGGGGCGCGCGAACGCAACAAGGCGCTTGGTTTCAGATTGGGACGGAAGACGTGTTCGCCGCGCGTCGCCGCTCCGTTACGTCGCCGCCGCGTGCGCACTTTGGGTCGTCGCGTGTGCGGCACACGCCGGCGTCCTTCCGATCCTCAAACGTGGCGCAGTGAACGGCGATCGTTGCCGCGTTATCGTGTCGACCGACATCGGCGGATCGGACCCCGACGACTTTCAATCGATGGTCCACTTTCTCGTATACGCGGACCTGTTCGACGTGGAGGGCCTGATTTCGTCGCCGCCGAAACAAGGCCGCGCCACGCACATCCACAAGACCGTCGATGCTTACGAACGAGACTACCCAAACCTCGTTCAATGGTCGACCGCGTATCCGTCGCCGGGCCAATTGCGCGCGGTCGTCAAACAAGGCGCGATCGATCCGGCGCCGGAACAAGGCTTTAGTCAACCGACCGAAGGCTCGCGATGGATTGCAGCGCGCGCCGGTGCGGGCGACGCGCGCCCGCTCTACGTGCTTGTGTGGGGATCGATCACGGACGTCGCACAGGCGGTACACGACGATCCGGCCATCAAACGCAATCTGCGCGTTTACTCGATCGGGTCGTGGAACACGTCCAACGATCGCGCTGCCCGCGACTACCTCTTTCGCGAGCACATCGATCTCTGGTGGATCGAATCCGACACGACGTTTCGCGGCATGTACGTGGGCGGCAATCAGGAGGGCGAGTGGGGCAACAAAAGTTTCCTCGAAACGCATGTGCGCGGACACGGCGCGCTCGGCGATTTTCTCGTCACAAAACTCGGGGCGATCAAGATGGGCGATTCGCCGTCCGTGTTGTATCTGCTCTCGGGCGATCCCAACGATCCTGCCGCGCCGCATTGGGGCGGCAGTTTCGTGAAGACGGACCACGGTCCGAACTACTGGACCGATTCGCAGGACGCCGCGTTGCAGGAGGGGAAATATCCGGGCGCGAAAACCGTAAACGCGTGGCGCGAACGATTCCTGACGGATTGGCGCGATCGCATGGATCGCGCCGCCGGGAGAGCGCGATGA
- a CDS encoding arylsulfatase codes for MITRRQFIGRSAGIAAATALGLTTDGAQARSTRPNIVIIMADDMGFSDLGCYGSEIHTPNLDRMASEGLRFTQAYNSARCCPTRAALLTGLYPHQAGMGGMVSFPEQNRPQGPYQGYLNKNCATIAELLRPAGYRTYMSGKWHVGEAPDHWPRKRGFDRYFGIVSGGSSYWKLDTEGPRKRVMALDDESYVPSGDTFYMTDAFTDYAVKFVEEHSSAEQPFFLYLAYTAPHWPIHAWPEDIEKYRGVYDIGWDELRARRHERMIELGIVNKKWPLSPRDPEVPAWADVSDREDRALRMAVYAAMIDRMDQGIGRVMESLRKTGADDNTLVLFLSDNGGCHEMVLDSPLHTPGTRAGERGSFLAYQRPWANASNTPFRMFKHWTHEGGIATPLIARWPGEIRQHGELTKQVAHVTDLMPTCLDLADAAYPDSYEGNSLAPLPGSSIAPILRGKKREQREHLYWEHEGSKAIREGKWKLVSAVNRDWELFNLEADRTELNDLKRKEPRRAEAMLARWNKWADAIGAKR; via the coding sequence ATGATCACGCGCAGACAGTTTATCGGACGTAGTGCGGGCATCGCGGCGGCGACGGCGTTGGGACTGACGACTGATGGGGCGCAAGCGAGATCGACGCGCCCGAACATCGTCATCATCATGGCGGACGACATGGGCTTTTCCGATCTCGGGTGCTACGGGTCGGAAATCCATACTCCTAACCTCGACCGCATGGCGTCCGAGGGGTTGCGTTTCACGCAGGCGTACAACTCGGCACGGTGCTGTCCCACTCGCGCGGCGCTATTAACGGGCCTCTATCCGCATCAGGCCGGCATGGGCGGTATGGTCAGCTTTCCGGAACAGAACCGTCCGCAGGGTCCGTATCAAGGATATCTCAACAAGAACTGCGCGACGATTGCCGAGTTGCTGCGCCCCGCGGGATACAGGACGTACATGTCGGGCAAGTGGCACGTGGGCGAGGCGCCGGACCACTGGCCACGCAAACGCGGGTTCGATCGCTACTTTGGAATCGTCAGCGGCGGCAGCAGCTATTGGAAGCTCGACACGGAAGGCCCGCGCAAACGCGTGATGGCGCTCGATGACGAGTCCTACGTGCCGAGCGGCGATACGTTCTACATGACCGACGCGTTTACGGATTACGCGGTGAAGTTCGTCGAGGAACACAGCAGCGCCGAGCAGCCGTTCTTTCTCTATCTCGCGTACACCGCGCCGCATTGGCCCATTCATGCGTGGCCGGAGGATATCGAGAAGTACCGCGGCGTGTACGACATCGGCTGGGACGAACTGCGCGCGCGGCGTCACGAACGCATGATCGAACTCGGTATCGTGAACAAGAAGTGGCCGTTGTCGCCGCGCGATCCGGAAGTGCCTGCGTGGGCCGACGTATCCGATAGGGAAGACCGCGCGCTGCGCATGGCCGTGTACGCGGCTATGATCGATCGCATGGATCAGGGGATTGGCCGCGTGATGGAATCGTTGCGGAAGACGGGCGCGGACGACAACACGCTCGTGCTTTTCCTTTCCGACAACGGCGGCTGCCATGAAATGGTCCTGGACTCGCCGTTGCACACGCCCGGCACGCGCGCGGGCGAACGCGGTTCGTTCCTCGCGTATCAGCGGCCGTGGGCAAACGCGAGCAACACGCCGTTCCGCATGTTCAAGCATTGGACGCACGAAGGCGGCATCGCCACGCCGCTCATCGCGCGATGGCCGGGTGAGATTCGTCAGCACGGCGAACTCACGAAGCAGGTGGCGCATGTCACCGACCTTATGCCGACGTGTCTCGATCTCGCCGATGCGGCGTACCCGGATTCGTATGAAGGGAACTCCCTCGCGCCACTGCCCGGCAGCAGCATCGCGCCGATTCTCCGCGGTAAGAAGCGCGAGCAGCGCGAACACCTTTATTGGGAACACGAAGGCAGCAAAGCGATCCGCGAGGGCAAATGGAAGTTGGTGTCGGCGGTTAACCGCGATTGGGAACTCTTCAATCTCGAAGCAGACCGCACCGAGCTGAACGATCTCAAGCGCAAGGAACCCAGACGCGCTGAGGCGATGCTCGCGCGGTGGAATAAATGGGCCGACGCAATCGGCGCGAAACGATAG
- the flgK gene encoding flagellar hook-associated protein FlgK, producing MGSLFSALDIARSGMAAAQIQLDVTGNNIANVNTPGFSRQRALLEERFPALTAVGPIGRGVDVANIQRIRDAFLDQAYQGQAPNLGSSSVQTQYFNLLEDVFLEPSENGFGSRLDRFFDALNDFANNVESPPVREALISEANAMAGSLTGLIGRFDQLRTNANEEVRNLVPEINSLADRIVDLNRQIRLAEGGGANASGLRDQRGVLVDELSRIINISSREDSSGQLHIQIGADVLVDSSGARDIIAFRNPALDPERNDLVELRFADNNALVDVTNGEVFGALHIRDTVIPGLDDEIDQIAAALIEQINRIHSQGNGTQNLSGTITSTNNVTGAGTALVSAGLPFTVTPGTFDVVVYDNTGAPTTTTITITATTTLNDLATALNAVPNFSASVSGQQISLGANAGFTFSFANDSTNVLPALGINGFFTGRDARSIGVNPDLEANPDWITSSFSDDVLNTGDNEAALQMAALRTALVLDSGTATISDFYQSTVAGLGIDSRAANDSLAVDEQFLLNLEARRQEVSGVNLDEEVTNLLLYQRAYEASARVITVTDRMLDALFSIAQ from the coding sequence GTGGGTAGTTTGTTCAGCGCGCTCGATATCGCGCGGTCGGGAATGGCCGCGGCGCAGATTCAGCTTGACGTGACGGGCAACAACATTGCCAACGTGAACACGCCGGGGTTCTCGCGTCAGCGCGCGCTTCTCGAGGAACGGTTCCCGGCGTTGACCGCTGTGGGGCCGATCGGGCGCGGCGTGGACGTCGCCAATATACAGCGCATCCGGGACGCCTTCCTTGACCAGGCCTACCAAGGGCAGGCGCCCAACCTGGGCAGTTCGAGTGTCCAGACGCAATATTTCAATCTGCTGGAGGACGTATTTCTCGAGCCGTCGGAGAATGGCTTTGGGTCGCGGCTCGATCGGTTCTTCGACGCGCTGAACGACTTTGCGAACAACGTCGAATCGCCCCCTGTGCGCGAGGCGCTTATCTCGGAAGCAAACGCCATGGCCGGCAGCTTGACCGGCCTCATTGGACGCTTCGATCAACTCCGCACGAACGCCAACGAGGAAGTGCGGAACCTCGTCCCCGAGATCAATTCGCTCGCGGACCGCATCGTGGACTTGAACCGCCAGATTCGGCTTGCGGAGGGGGGCGGCGCAAACGCGAGCGGCCTGCGCGACCAGCGTGGCGTGCTGGTAGACGAACTGTCGCGCATCATCAACATCAGCTCGCGCGAGGACAGCAGCGGGCAACTCCACATCCAGATTGGCGCGGACGTGCTGGTCGATTCGTCCGGCGCGCGCGACATCATCGCGTTCCGGAATCCCGCGCTAGACCCGGAACGCAACGATCTCGTCGAGCTGCGGTTCGCGGACAACAACGCGCTGGTGGACGTCACCAATGGCGAAGTTTTCGGCGCGCTGCACATCCGCGATACGGTCATTCCCGGGCTGGATGACGAGATCGATCAGATCGCCGCGGCGCTGATCGAACAGATTAACCGCATTCATAGCCAGGGCAACGGCACGCAGAACTTGTCCGGCACGATCACGAGCACGAATAACGTGACCGGCGCGGGCACGGCGCTGGTCTCGGCGGGGCTTCCGTTCACCGTCACGCCCGGCACCTTCGACGTCGTCGTCTACGACAACACGGGCGCGCCCACGACGACGACGATTACGATCACGGCGACAACGACGCTCAACGATCTGGCGACGGCGTTGAACGCGGTCCCGAATTTCTCCGCGAGCGTTTCCGGGCAGCAGATTAGCCTCGGCGCGAACGCGGGCTTCACGTTCTCGTTCGCGAACGATTCCACCAACGTGCTCCCGGCACTGGGCATCAACGGATTCTTCACCGGGCGCGACGCGCGCAGCATCGGCGTGAATCCCGACCTCGAAGCGAACCCGGATTGGATCACGTCGTCGTTCAGCGACGATGTGTTGAATACCGGCGACAACGAAGCGGCGTTACAGATGGCGGCGTTGCGCACCGCGCTCGTGCTCGATAGCGGCACGGCGACGATCAGCGACTTTTATCAATCAACCGTAGCTGGACTGGGGATTGACTCGCGCGCAGCGAACGACAGTCTGGCAGTCGACGAGCAGTTCCTGCTGAATCTAGAGGCGCGGCGGCAGGAAGTGTCCGGCGTGAACCTCGACGAGGAAGTCACAAACCTGCTGCTGTATCAACGCGCCTACGAGGCGTCCGCGCGCGTCATCACGGTGACGGACCGGATGCTCGACGCGCTGTTCAGTATCGCGCAGTAA
- a CDS encoding alkaline phosphatase D family protein — protein sequence MRIVLLALFVAAAAVEHNGPYLATGVKIGEVTDTSAIVWTRLTSTKDRIAEGGPNPIVKYRDPRTGETSEEDTGRNRAPVVEFPNGVTVDELDGAAPGHAGQMRVAYREQGLREWTETGWQSVDSQRDFTNQIKLENLKANTRYELRVDARAMDGTSPLSSISARFKTAPAKNATVPVTFTVTTGTEYNDKDAPDGFRMYAAMLKLNPDFFVHTGDILYYDVLAKSLPLARWHWQRMYSLPTNVEFHKQVPSYFIKDDHDTWQNDCWPTMESKFMGDFTFAQGQAVFLEQVPMGEKTYRTVRWGKDLQVWFVEGRDFRSPNDMPDGPDKTIWGKEQKEWFKRTVSESDAAFRVLVSPTPIVGPDRSAKNDNHANAGFKHEGDELRAFMAAQRNMVVVCGDRHWQYVSVDPVTGLREYSCGPASDAHAGGWPKDDKRPEHKYLNVIGGFLSVTVNREDEKPVLAAQHYSVDGIMLNEDRFDTGQ from the coding sequence ATGCGAATCGTGCTGCTTGCTTTGTTCGTAGCTGCCGCGGCGGTCGAACACAACGGTCCGTATTTGGCGACGGGCGTCAAGATTGGCGAAGTGACGGACACGTCGGCGATCGTTTGGACGCGATTGACGTCCACTAAGGATCGCATCGCCGAAGGCGGGCCAAACCCAATCGTAAAATATCGCGATCCGCGAACCGGTGAAACCTCGGAGGAAGATACCGGCCGAAATCGTGCGCCTGTCGTTGAGTTTCCAAACGGCGTCACCGTCGACGAGTTGGACGGCGCTGCACCCGGGCATGCCGGTCAAATGCGCGTTGCATATCGTGAACAAGGGCTGCGCGAATGGACCGAAACGGGTTGGCAATCGGTCGATTCCCAACGCGATTTCACTAACCAAATCAAGCTGGAAAACCTCAAGGCGAATACGCGATACGAGCTTCGCGTCGACGCCCGGGCAATGGATGGTACGTCACCGTTGTCGTCGATTTCTGCGCGGTTCAAAACGGCCCCGGCGAAGAACGCTACGGTGCCCGTGACCTTTACGGTCACGACCGGCACGGAGTACAACGACAAGGACGCGCCGGACGGTTTCCGCATGTACGCGGCGATGCTGAAACTCAACCCCGACTTCTTCGTACACACCGGCGACATACTCTATTATGACGTTTTGGCAAAGTCGCTGCCGCTGGCGCGGTGGCACTGGCAACGCATGTACAGCCTGCCGACGAATGTCGAGTTTCACAAGCAGGTGCCGAGCTATTTCATCAAGGACGATCACGACACATGGCAAAACGATTGCTGGCCGACGATGGAGTCGAAGTTCATGGGCGACTTCACGTTTGCGCAAGGGCAGGCGGTGTTTCTCGAACAGGTGCCGATGGGCGAGAAGACGTATCGCACGGTGCGCTGGGGAAAGGACCTGCAGGTGTGGTTCGTCGAAGGGCGCGACTTCCGCAGTCCGAACGACATGCCCGACGGACCGGACAAGACGATTTGGGGCAAAGAACAGAAGGAATGGTTCAAGCGCACGGTATCAGAATCTGACGCGGCGTTTCGCGTGTTGGTGAGTCCGACGCCGATCGTTGGCCCGGATCGGTCCGCGAAGAACGACAATCACGCGAACGCGGGCTTCAAACACGAGGGTGACGAACTGCGCGCGTTTATGGCCGCACAGAGAAACATGGTCGTCGTCTGCGGGGATCGGCATTGGCAGTATGTCTCGGTCGATCCCGTCACCGGCCTGCGCGAATACTCGTGCGGCCCCGCGAGCGATGCGCATGCAGGCGGCTGGCCGAAGGACGACAAGCGGCCGGAACATAAGTATCTGAATGTCATCGGGGGATTTCTTTCCGTCACTGTCAATCGCGAAGACGAAAAGCCGGTGCTAGCCGCGCAACATTACTCGGTCGACGGCATTATGTTAAACGAAGACCGATTTGATACCGGGCAGTAA